In Microbacterium maritypicum, the following are encoded in one genomic region:
- the purD gene encoding phosphoribosylamine--glycine ligase: MKILVLGSGAREHAIILALRAEQTEHEIFVTPGNAGIAQDATPVSVDPLDGGAVTAFAHEHAIDLVVVGPEAPLVAGVADALRVRGIPVFGPGKAAAQLEGSKSFAKRVMDAAGVPTGRAVRAASTIEVEAAFDDLGAPYVVKADGLAAGKGVIVTSDRAEALAHAQQYLPAGPVLIEEFLSGPEVSLFFLSDGDTVRALSPAQDFKRALDGDAGPNTGGMGAYSPLPWLAEQFGSEQAFVEEVTRDVALPVVRQLDAEGTPFIGLLYAGLILTPAGVRVIEFNARFGDPETQIVLPRLVTPLSQLLFAAASGTLEDQPEPEFSDDVAITVVLASEGYPEAPQTGRPIEGLADAAAVEGVRLVHAATASPDAPGGSLIATGGRVLNVVAVASDFRTARDRAYEAIARIRLDGSHYRTDIAARVAD, encoded by the coding sequence GTGAAGATTCTCGTCCTCGGTTCCGGTGCCCGTGAGCACGCGATCATCCTCGCCCTGCGGGCCGAGCAGACGGAGCACGAGATCTTCGTCACTCCCGGCAACGCCGGCATCGCGCAGGATGCGACCCCCGTCTCGGTCGACCCTCTCGACGGCGGAGCGGTCACCGCGTTCGCCCACGAGCACGCGATCGACCTGGTCGTCGTCGGGCCGGAGGCCCCACTCGTCGCCGGAGTCGCCGACGCCCTGCGCGTCCGTGGGATCCCGGTGTTCGGACCGGGCAAGGCTGCGGCCCAGCTCGAGGGCTCGAAGTCGTTCGCGAAGCGGGTGATGGATGCCGCCGGCGTACCGACCGGACGCGCTGTCCGTGCCGCCAGCACCATCGAGGTCGAGGCCGCGTTCGACGATCTCGGCGCCCCGTACGTGGTCAAGGCCGATGGCCTCGCGGCCGGCAAGGGTGTCATCGTCACGTCCGACCGCGCCGAGGCTCTCGCCCACGCCCAGCAGTACCTCCCCGCGGGCCCGGTGCTCATCGAGGAGTTCCTCTCCGGCCCCGAGGTCTCCCTGTTCTTCCTGAGCGACGGCGACACCGTGCGGGCGCTCAGCCCCGCGCAAGACTTCAAGCGCGCGCTCGACGGCGACGCCGGGCCCAACACCGGCGGCATGGGCGCGTATTCGCCGCTGCCGTGGCTCGCCGAGCAGTTCGGCAGCGAGCAGGCCTTCGTCGAAGAGGTCACGCGCGACGTGGCTCTCCCCGTGGTGCGGCAGCTCGACGCCGAGGGCACGCCGTTCATCGGGCTCCTCTACGCGGGGCTGATCCTGACCCCGGCAGGTGTGCGCGTGATCGAGTTCAATGCGCGCTTCGGCGACCCCGAGACGCAGATCGTGCTGCCCCGACTGGTCACTCCCCTGTCTCAGCTGCTGTTCGCCGCGGCATCCGGCACCCTCGAGGACCAGCCGGAGCCCGAGTTCAGCGACGACGTGGCGATCACGGTCGTGCTGGCGAGCGAAGGCTACCCCGAGGCACCGCAGACCGGACGCCCGATCGAGGGCCTCGCGGATGCCGCGGCCGTCGAGGGCGTGCGCCTCGTGCACGCCGCGACCGCGAGCCCGGATGCTCCCGGCGGATCGCTGATCGCGACCGGCGGCCGAGTGCTGAACGTGGTGGCCGTGGCCTCCGACTTCCGCACCGCGCGCGACCGTGCGTACGAGGCCATCGCCCGTATCCGTCTCGACGGCTCGCACTACCGCACCGACATCGCCGCCCGCGTCGCGGACTAG
- a CDS encoding RNA polymerase sigma factor yields the protein MEHDADADADAQWGVRFVAGDEAALAEIYRRWSPVIFTLALRSLGDRRDAEDVTQRTFVSAWTSRASYDSAKAKLSTWLVVIARRRIADMHESRARIRRLHEEMKRLTSPDDMVSAPVDLSETLLLANEMQQLQPDARNVMRLAFYDDLTHEEISQRLDMPLGTVKSHIRRSLTRLRDRLEVSHVAPRP from the coding sequence GTGGAGCATGACGCGGATGCCGACGCCGACGCGCAGTGGGGCGTCCGATTCGTCGCGGGGGACGAAGCCGCGCTGGCCGAGATCTACCGCCGGTGGTCTCCCGTGATCTTCACGCTCGCGCTCCGTTCGCTCGGCGACCGCCGCGATGCGGAGGACGTCACTCAGCGCACGTTCGTCTCCGCGTGGACCTCGCGGGCGAGCTACGACTCGGCGAAGGCGAAACTATCGACATGGCTGGTCGTGATCGCCCGCCGACGGATCGCCGACATGCACGAATCGCGCGCACGGATCAGGCGACTGCACGAGGAGATGAAGCGCCTGACCTCGCCGGACGACATGGTGAGCGCCCCGGTCGACCTCTCCGAGACGCTGCTGCTGGCCAACGAGATGCAACAGCTCCAGCCGGATGCGCGGAATGTGATGCGCCTCGCGTTCTACGACGATCTGACGCACGAGGAGATCTCCCAGAGACTCGACATGCCGCTCGGTACGGTGAAGAGCCACATCCGCCGAAGCCTCACTCGTTTGCGCGACCGATTGGAGGTCAGCCATGTCGCACCTCGACCCTGA
- a CDS encoding VOC family protein, translating to MPVTGPDFLSLQARDLAASQAFYENYLGLIRSPAGPPHAVVFQTTPIAFALRDIAPGTDLTDVAQPGIGAAIWLHATDVQAIHDRLVAGGHTIVADPIDGPFGRTFTFSDPDGYRITLHDRA from the coding sequence ATGCCCGTCACCGGCCCCGACTTCCTCTCCCTCCAGGCGCGCGACCTCGCCGCCTCGCAGGCGTTCTATGAGAACTACCTCGGACTCATCCGCTCGCCGGCGGGCCCCCCGCACGCCGTCGTGTTCCAGACGACGCCGATCGCGTTCGCGCTCCGGGACATCGCGCCCGGCACCGACCTGACCGATGTCGCGCAGCCGGGAATCGGCGCCGCGATCTGGCTGCACGCCACCGACGTCCAGGCGATCCACGATCGACTCGTCGCCGGCGGCCACACCATCGTGGCCGACCCGATCGACGGCCCCTTCGGTCGCACCTTCACCTTCTCCGACCCCGACGGCTACCGGATCACCCTCCACGACCGGGCATGA
- a CDS encoding MarR family winged helix-turn-helix transcriptional regulator, whose protein sequence is MSQDRAGIELDTSLGYLLKEASSALRASMEEVLRPLGMTITHYSCLELLSQRPGLSNSELARGAFVTRQSMNVLLQALERDGFVTRPAEPPVGKALPARLTDRGRQSLAKATAAVRSVEVRMLSGMTEAEQAGARKILRGMIRSLRDEE, encoded by the coding sequence ATGAGTCAAGATCGCGCCGGCATCGAGCTCGACACGTCGCTGGGCTACCTGCTGAAGGAGGCGTCCAGCGCTCTCCGCGCCTCGATGGAGGAGGTACTGCGCCCGCTCGGCATGACCATCACGCACTATTCCTGCCTCGAGCTGCTCTCCCAGCGCCCCGGCCTCTCGAACTCCGAGCTCGCGCGCGGCGCGTTCGTCACCCGCCAGTCGATGAACGTGCTGCTCCAGGCCCTCGAGCGGGACGGCTTCGTGACCAGGCCCGCCGAGCCGCCGGTCGGGAAGGCCCTCCCCGCCCGCCTCACCGACCGTGGCCGGCAGAGTCTCGCGAAGGCGACCGCCGCCGTCCGTTCGGTCGAGGTCCGGATGCTGTCGGGCATGACCGAGGCCGAGCAGGCGGGCGCGCGGAAGATCCTCCGGGGCATGATCCGCTCCCTGCGCGACGAGGAGTAG
- a CDS encoding amino acid ABC transporter substrate-binding protein/permease: MIRNPSAVTGRLRRSARRLGAAALVAFVAVGALLAGAAPATAADDGEKYVIGTDTTFAPFEFTNADGDLVGIDMDLLRAIAKDQGFEVEIRQLGFDAAVQALQSNQVDAVMAGMSITEARQETFDFSEPYFTSGIQLGVLEASDIQSLDDLDGKAVAVKTGTQGQTFADENKDEYGFTVTPYQDTTDMVDAVKAGQAVGYFEDFPVLAYGIQQGSGFRLIGKPELGGEYGFAVNKGENPELIEMFNAGLANLQSSGEYDEIVDTYLSGGEESAQPTDIISVAVEYWPALMQGLWLTILATLVAVVAAFILGIIFGFGRLAKFAPLRWISTAYVYVFRGTPILIQAFFVFFAIPQLIPDLKFDPFVAGAITLSLNTGAYMTEIIRGGIQAVDPGQNEASRSLGLSHWKTMQKVVLPQAFRIMIPSFVNQGIITLKDTSLISVIGLAELTFVSRQIIASTYLSAQVLTIVAIIYFIVITLLTLLANRLERTFNA, from the coding sequence GTGATCCGAAATCCCTCCGCCGTGACCGGCCGTCTGCGTCGATCCGCGCGCCGTCTCGGCGCGGCAGCGCTCGTCGCCTTCGTCGCCGTCGGAGCCCTCCTGGCCGGAGCCGCCCCCGCCACCGCCGCGGACGACGGTGAGAAGTACGTCATCGGAACCGACACGACGTTCGCGCCGTTCGAGTTCACGAACGCGGACGGCGACCTCGTCGGCATCGACATGGACCTGCTCCGTGCGATCGCGAAAGACCAGGGCTTCGAGGTCGAGATCCGCCAGCTCGGATTCGACGCCGCCGTGCAGGCGCTGCAGTCGAACCAGGTCGACGCCGTCATGGCCGGCATGTCGATCACCGAGGCGCGCCAGGAGACGTTCGACTTCAGCGAGCCGTACTTCACCAGCGGCATCCAGCTCGGCGTACTCGAGGCGAGTGACATCCAGTCGCTCGACGACCTCGACGGCAAGGCCGTCGCCGTCAAGACCGGTACGCAGGGTCAGACCTTCGCCGACGAGAACAAGGATGAGTACGGCTTCACGGTCACCCCGTACCAGGACACGACCGACATGGTGGATGCCGTGAAGGCCGGCCAGGCGGTCGGCTACTTCGAGGACTTCCCGGTGCTGGCCTACGGCATCCAGCAGGGGTCCGGCTTCCGTCTGATCGGCAAGCCCGAGCTGGGCGGCGAGTACGGCTTCGCGGTCAACAAGGGCGAGAACCCCGAACTGATCGAGATGTTCAACGCGGGACTCGCGAACCTCCAGTCCTCGGGCGAGTACGACGAGATCGTCGACACCTACCTCTCCGGTGGTGAGGAGTCCGCGCAGCCGACGGACATCATCTCGGTGGCCGTCGAATATTGGCCTGCGCTCATGCAGGGGCTCTGGCTCACCATCCTCGCGACTCTCGTCGCGGTCGTGGCCGCCTTCATCCTCGGCATCATCTTCGGCTTCGGACGTCTCGCGAAGTTCGCTCCCCTGCGGTGGATCTCCACCGCGTACGTCTACGTATTCCGTGGCACCCCGATCCTCATCCAGGCGTTCTTCGTGTTCTTCGCGATCCCGCAGCTGATCCCCGATCTGAAGTTCGATCCCTTCGTCGCCGGTGCGATCACGCTCTCGCTCAACACGGGCGCGTACATGACCGAGATCATCCGCGGCGGCATCCAGGCGGTCGATCCCGGTCAGAACGAGGCCTCACGTTCGTTGGGGCTCAGTCACTGGAAGACGATGCAGAAGGTCGTGCTCCCGCAGGCGTTCCGCATCATGATCCCGTCGTTCGTGAACCAGGGCATCATCACCCTCAAGGACACGTCGCTGATCAGCGTCATCGGCCTCGCGGAGCTGACGTTCGTGTCCCGCCAGATCATCGCGTCGACGTACCTGTCAGCGCAGGTGCTGACCATCGTCGCCATCATCTACTTCATCGTGATCACGCTGCTGACGTTGCTCGCGAACCGCCTGGAGAGGACGTTCAACGCATGA
- a CDS encoding CoA pyrophosphatase encodes MSMLPQGARAELLAAVADHSWGVRIPPLADPHNAHDAAVLILFGVLDRVPAPTADAAVARDLDVLLQRRAPTLSSHPGQVSFPGGRVEPDDADLVATALREAEEETGLDPDGVEILATLPVIPLAASNHLVTPVLAWWQSPSRVVAVDHAETVEVFRVPVAQLLDPASRFTSTLTRMGHTFRGPAFDVDGTIVWGFTAMVLDALFDATGWTVPWDASVERTVEV; translated from the coding sequence ATGAGCATGCTTCCGCAGGGCGCCCGCGCCGAGCTGCTCGCCGCCGTCGCCGACCACTCGTGGGGCGTGCGGATCCCGCCGCTCGCCGACCCGCACAACGCGCACGACGCCGCAGTGCTCATCCTGTTCGGGGTGTTGGACCGTGTGCCCGCGCCGACGGCCGACGCTGCCGTCGCGCGCGACCTCGACGTGCTGCTGCAGCGGCGAGCGCCCACCCTTTCCTCCCACCCCGGACAGGTCTCGTTCCCCGGCGGCCGCGTGGAGCCCGATGACGCCGATCTGGTCGCCACCGCGCTGCGTGAAGCCGAAGAGGAGACCGGTCTCGATCCGGACGGAGTCGAGATCCTCGCCACGCTGCCCGTGATCCCCCTCGCTGCGAGCAATCACCTCGTCACGCCGGTGCTCGCCTGGTGGCAGTCGCCGTCGAGGGTCGTGGCCGTCGACCATGCCGAGACGGTCGAGGTGTTCCGGGTGCCCGTCGCTCAGCTGCTCGACCCTGCGTCCCGGTTCACCTCGACGCTCACGCGGATGGGTCACACCTTCCGCGGACCGGCGTTCGACGTCGACGGGACGATCGTGTGGGGTTTCACCGCGATGGTGCTCGACGCCCTCTTCGATGCCACCGGCTGGACGGTGCCCTGGGACGCCTCCGTCGAACGGACCGTCGAGGTCTGA
- a CDS encoding class F sortase, producing the protein MRIPALGVDMTVTDVGIEPSGQMELPVDPATAGWYRYGPDADSTQGNVMLAAHVDAVGYRIGPLAQLRSLAGGETVEVQAADGSTRTYVVESLTFYEKAALPTAELFAREGAPALVIITCGGPFDAASGHYRDNVVAVARPA; encoded by the coding sequence CTGCGCATTCCGGCGCTCGGCGTCGACATGACCGTGACGGATGTCGGCATCGAACCCTCCGGTCAGATGGAACTGCCGGTCGACCCCGCCACCGCGGGCTGGTACCGCTACGGCCCCGACGCCGACAGCACGCAGGGCAACGTGATGCTCGCTGCGCACGTCGATGCCGTCGGCTACCGGATCGGCCCCCTCGCTCAGCTGCGCAGCCTCGCGGGCGGCGAGACCGTCGAGGTGCAGGCTGCAGACGGCTCGACCAGGACCTACGTCGTCGAATCGCTGACGTTCTACGAGAAAGCCGCCCTCCCGACTGCCGAACTCTTTGCGCGAGAGGGGGCACCGGCGCTCGTGATCATCACCTGCGGCGGTCCGTTCGATGCCGCTTCCGGTCACTATCGCGACAATGTCGTCGCGGTCGCGAGGCCGGCATGA
- a CDS encoding anti-sigma factor encodes MSHLDPEQLALLALGEPVASAEESAHIAACAVCAAEVEQMAHAAMVARTTMAEGELEQPGADVWDRIHDELSLSAAVAADPLAASQDRAGTTAEHAADSSTADPDTAPAAVFAVSEDPAPAPEVRDVSAAGRVPASSRVRRRRSSARLWILAASLALVVAGGSVTWALVSSNLTPVPVATAELDPFPDHPGAAGSAEVSEDDEGGRALTVTLDGEARADEYREVWLIRNDGAALISLGVLESSSGTFAIPAGVDLAEYDLVDISFEPVDGDPAHSGDSIVRGQLERS; translated from the coding sequence ATGTCGCACCTCGACCCTGAGCAGCTTGCCCTTCTCGCGCTCGGCGAGCCGGTCGCGTCGGCGGAGGAGAGCGCCCACATCGCCGCCTGTGCGGTGTGCGCGGCCGAAGTGGAGCAGATGGCCCACGCCGCGATGGTGGCCAGGACCACCATGGCCGAGGGCGAGCTCGAGCAGCCGGGAGCCGACGTCTGGGACCGTATCCACGACGAGCTCTCGCTGAGCGCAGCCGTCGCGGCCGACCCGCTCGCCGCTTCTCAGGATCGGGCGGGCACCACCGCCGAGCACGCCGCCGATTCGTCCACCGCCGACCCGGACACTGCTCCGGCAGCTGTCTTCGCTGTCTCCGAGGACCCGGCCCCGGCTCCTGAGGTGCGTGACGTCAGCGCCGCCGGTCGCGTCCCCGCATCATCCCGGGTGCGCCGACGCCGTTCATCGGCCCGGCTCTGGATCCTCGCGGCGTCGCTCGCGCTCGTGGTGGCCGGCGGGTCCGTCACGTGGGCCCTCGTCTCCTCGAACCTCACGCCCGTGCCGGTGGCCACCGCCGAGCTCGACCCCTTCCCCGATCATCCCGGTGCGGCCGGCTCGGCAGAGGTCAGCGAGGACGACGAGGGTGGGCGTGCGCTCACGGTGACGCTCGACGGAGAGGCGCGCGCGGACGAGTATCGCGAGGTGTGGCTCATCCGCAACGACGGAGCCGCACTGATCAGCCTGGGTGTGCTCGAGTCGTCGTCGGGCACGTTCGCGATCCCGGCCGGCGTCGACCTCGCGGAGTACGACCTCGTCGACATCTCGTTCGAGCCGGTGGACGGCGACCCCGCGCACTCCGGCGACTCGATCGTCCGCGGTCAGCTCGAGAGAAGTTGA
- a CDS encoding DUF4397 domain-containing protein, whose amino-acid sequence MRKTAAAGLAVGMIAALGMAMPAGAATDDSAQLSVLHGIPDTPVDVYVNGELTLDDFQPGDLAGPLSLPAGDYEVALTATDAADASAPVLGPATLTLAAGMNYTAVAHLTEAGEPGLNLFENDTSPTAAGQGRLTVRHVAAAPAVDVLAGGSPVIDGLSNPDEASLDLAAGTVSASVALAGTTDPVIGPTDVAVQDGVLTILYAWGSAEDGNLAIAAQTIEGLHSNPGGVPSGTAGYLAASDTAATTTGIAAVGGLAILFAIGIGLSARRRRVSQEVRR is encoded by the coding sequence GTGCGCAAGACAGCAGCCGCCGGCCTCGCCGTCGGAATGATCGCCGCCCTCGGGATGGCGATGCCCGCCGGAGCGGCCACCGACGACTCCGCTCAGCTCTCGGTTCTCCACGGCATCCCCGATACGCCGGTGGACGTCTATGTGAACGGCGAGCTCACGCTCGATGACTTCCAGCCCGGCGATCTCGCCGGCCCGCTCTCGCTCCCCGCGGGCGACTACGAGGTCGCGCTCACCGCCACGGACGCGGCCGATGCCAGCGCCCCCGTGCTCGGACCGGCCACCCTCACCCTCGCAGCCGGGATGAACTACACCGCGGTCGCGCACCTCACCGAGGCGGGAGAGCCCGGACTCAACCTGTTCGAGAACGACACGTCGCCCACGGCCGCGGGTCAGGGTCGGTTGACCGTTCGCCACGTCGCCGCGGCACCGGCGGTCGATGTGCTCGCGGGCGGATCGCCGGTGATCGATGGTCTGAGCAACCCGGACGAGGCGTCCCTCGACCTCGCGGCCGGCACTGTCTCGGCATCAGTCGCGCTGGCCGGGACCACCGACCCGGTCATCGGACCGACAGACGTGGCCGTGCAGGACGGCGTGCTGACGATCCTGTACGCGTGGGGCAGCGCCGAAGACGGCAACCTCGCGATCGCCGCGCAGACGATCGAAGGACTGCACTCGAACCCGGGCGGCGTTCCGTCCGGCACCGCCGGATACCTCGCTGCGAGCGACACCGCGGCGACGACGACCGGAATCGCGGCGGTGGGCGGCCTCGCCATCCTCTTCGCGATCGGCATCGGCCTGTCGGCACGTCGCCGTCGGGTCTCGCAGGAGGTGCGCCGCTGA
- a CDS encoding GNAT family N-acetyltransferase — MSIALRPWTPADAEALQRAWQTAPDLATQFGSAELTSPAAARAYIDESLLFDERARNWAIVDDGVAVGNVAATAIELRHETAWISYWLAPAARGRGLATDAVLAVSDWAFRHGLHRLELGHRVNNPASCRVATASGFRAEGVEREKLRYGAERFDVELHARLRSDPAPASSSSLPLSMA, encoded by the coding sequence ATGAGCATCGCCCTTCGCCCCTGGACGCCCGCCGACGCGGAAGCTCTGCAACGGGCGTGGCAGACGGCGCCCGACCTCGCCACCCAGTTCGGATCCGCCGAGCTCACCTCGCCCGCGGCGGCGCGCGCCTACATCGACGAATCGCTGCTGTTCGACGAGCGGGCGAGGAACTGGGCGATCGTGGACGACGGTGTCGCCGTCGGCAACGTGGCAGCCACCGCGATCGAGCTCCGCCACGAAACGGCCTGGATCTCGTACTGGCTCGCACCCGCCGCCCGCGGCCGCGGACTTGCGACGGACGCCGTGCTCGCGGTGTCCGATTGGGCGTTTCGGCACGGGCTTCATCGACTCGAACTCGGCCACCGCGTGAACAACCCCGCCTCGTGCCGCGTGGCGACGGCATCCGGCTTTCGGGCGGAGGGGGTCGAACGCGAGAAGCTCCGATACGGCGCCGAGCGGTTCGACGTAGAACTGCACGCGCGGCTGCGCAGCGACCCCGCCCCCGCTTCGTCGTCGTCGCTGCCGTTGTCGATGGCGTGA
- a CDS encoding sterol carrier family protein, whose product MARKIDIIDGRSALDAVRDADAAGAKPQRTDLATAVRYLLQLLDEKAPGNSVEVRVPPFGAVQVIQGPRHTRGTPPNVVEMDAATWIAVATGTEVWTDAAAGGRIHASGTRADLSDVLPVRP is encoded by the coding sequence ATGGCCAGGAAGATCGACATCATCGACGGACGTTCGGCACTGGATGCCGTTCGCGACGCGGATGCCGCCGGCGCGAAGCCGCAGCGGACCGACCTCGCCACCGCCGTGCGCTACCTCCTGCAGCTGCTCGACGAGAAGGCCCCGGGCAACAGCGTCGAGGTCCGAGTGCCTCCGTTCGGCGCGGTGCAGGTGATCCAGGGCCCCCGCCACACGCGCGGCACACCGCCGAACGTCGTCGAGATGGATGCCGCGACCTGGATCGCGGTGGCCACGGGCACGGAGGTGTGGACGGATGCCGCGGCCGGCGGTCGCATCCATGCCTCCGGCACGCGCGCGGATCTCAGCGACGTGCTCCCGGTTCGTCCGTAA
- a CDS encoding GNAT family N-acetyltransferase has product MTIALVRPTIDLFDSWAAAVAEFDGGHIDGGGYEQGIVPDRAACEAFVAKAELYATPGAVLPAGLVPCDFFWITEGDRVVGFIAFRRELNDWLRRFGGHIGYATVPSRRREGIVREALRLVLRFAKSEGYDRVMLTCDDDNVGSIRTIEGAGGELEDVVDASEPGQPRVRRYWIELSPS; this is encoded by the coding sequence ATGACGATCGCTCTCGTTCGACCGACCATCGACCTCTTCGACTCCTGGGCCGCTGCTGTGGCCGAGTTCGACGGCGGACACATCGACGGAGGCGGTTACGAGCAGGGGATCGTGCCCGACCGGGCGGCGTGCGAGGCGTTCGTCGCGAAGGCCGAGCTGTACGCCACCCCGGGTGCAGTCCTTCCTGCGGGGCTCGTGCCGTGCGACTTCTTCTGGATCACCGAGGGCGACCGCGTCGTGGGGTTCATCGCGTTCCGTCGTGAGCTCAACGACTGGCTGCGTCGCTTCGGCGGCCACATCGGCTACGCGACCGTTCCCTCCCGGCGTCGGGAGGGGATCGTGCGCGAGGCCCTCCGGCTCGTGCTCCGCTTCGCGAAGTCCGAGGGATATGACCGCGTGATGCTCACCTGTGACGACGACAACGTCGGCTCCATCCGCACGATCGAGGGCGCCGGTGGAGAGCTCGAAGACGTGGTCGATGCTTCGGAGCCGGGACAGCCGCGCGTGCGGCGGTACTGGATCGAGTTGTCGCCGTCCTGA
- a CDS encoding amino acid ABC transporter ATP-binding protein, with amino-acid sequence MSKIVVQDLHKSFGDNEVLKGINLAVEDGEVVAVIGPSGSGKSTLLRCLNKLEEPTSGHVIIDGVDLTDKSVKLDEVRQRIGMVFQHFNLFPHMTVLENITLAPVECGKMTKAQARERALALLKRVGLSEKADAKPASLSGGQKQRVAIARALAMDPEIMLFDEATSALDPEMVGEVLQVIRDLASGGMTMVLVTHEMGFAREVSGRTVFMDGGVVVEEAAPAELFGAPKNERLKDFLSKVL; translated from the coding sequence ATGAGCAAGATCGTGGTGCAGGACCTGCACAAGTCGTTCGGCGACAACGAGGTGCTCAAGGGCATCAACCTGGCGGTGGAAGACGGCGAGGTCGTCGCCGTCATCGGCCCGTCGGGTTCGGGCAAGTCCACCCTGCTGCGCTGCCTCAACAAGCTCGAGGAGCCGACCTCGGGACACGTCATCATCGACGGCGTCGACCTGACAGACAAGAGTGTGAAGCTCGATGAGGTGCGTCAGCGCATCGGCATGGTGTTCCAGCACTTCAACCTGTTCCCCCACATGACCGTGCTCGAGAACATCACCCTCGCGCCGGTCGAGTGCGGCAAGATGACGAAGGCTCAGGCGCGTGAGCGGGCGCTGGCTCTTCTGAAGCGGGTCGGCCTGTCGGAGAAGGCCGACGCGAAGCCGGCATCCCTCTCCGGTGGACAGAAGCAGCGCGTGGCGATCGCCCGCGCGCTCGCGATGGACCCCGAGATCATGCTGTTCGACGAGGCGACGAGCGCCCTCGACCCCGAGATGGTCGGTGAGGTGCTCCAGGTGATCCGCGACCTGGCCTCGGGCGGCATGACCATGGTGCTGGTGACGCACGAGATGGGCTTCGCCCGCGAGGTCTCCGGCCGCACGGTCTTCATGGACGGCGGCGTCGTGGTCGAAGAGGCCGCGCCCGCCGAGTTGTTCGGCGCCCCGAAGAACGAGCGACTGAAGGACTTCCTCTCGAAGGTGCTCTGA